One Bacteroidales bacterium genomic region harbors:
- a CDS encoding Gfo/Idh/MocA family oxidoreductase — translation MMSKNSLNRRDFLSSAALVGAAGTLGAGTLLTSCGGGTKEPALIPLLPQAEWNIPSSLPDKAKDGAHLKAGLIGCGGRGKGAASDFLNAAPNVSVVALGDVFADRVQDCRRHLKEKFNQEIPDDKCFTGFDNYQKVIDAGVDVVLIATPPNFRPVHFKAAVDAGKHAFLEKPVAVDPVGARSIIASSKKAVSQGLCVITGTQRHHKRSYIESYKQVQSGLIGEVVSGNVYWNQSQLWFRNKEKNWTNMEWMIRDWVNWTWLSGDHIVEQHVHNIDVFNWFTGKKPVKAIGFGAHQRRVTGDQYDMFSVDFEYEGGIHMHSMCRQIDGCAGRNTEILFGTKGVWYGGDGQTQEIRDLKGNVIWKYDKEKEKEEFKQDNPYVLEHVNWVNCIRDKKPFSQAEETAVSTMTAIMGRISAYTGGEVTWDNVMGSDLNLMPEKLELANVDISKYTIPVPGKGK, via the coding sequence ATCATGAGCAAAAATTCTTTAAACAGAAGAGATTTCTTATCAAGTGCTGCATTGGTAGGAGCTGCTGGTACACTAGGAGCTGGCACATTGCTTACTTCATGCGGCGGAGGAACCAAAGAACCCGCATTGATCCCTTTATTACCGCAAGCAGAATGGAATATTCCTTCATCTTTGCCCGATAAGGCAAAAGACGGAGCCCATTTAAAGGCAGGTTTGATCGGTTGTGGCGGAAGAGGAAAAGGAGCTGCTTCCGATTTCCTGAATGCTGCGCCGAATGTTTCTGTCGTTGCTTTAGGTGACGTATTTGCAGACAGGGTACAGGACTGCCGTAGGCATCTTAAAGAAAAATTCAATCAGGAAATTCCTGATGACAAATGTTTTACCGGTTTTGATAATTATCAGAAAGTCATAGATGCCGGTGTGGATGTGGTATTGATTGCGACTCCCCCTAATTTTCGTCCCGTTCATTTTAAAGCTGCCGTAGATGCCGGAAAGCATGCTTTCCTTGAAAAACCGGTTGCTGTAGATCCCGTAGGTGCCCGTTCTATCATTGCTTCTTCGAAAAAAGCGGTAAGCCAGGGATTATGTGTGATTACAGGAACACAACGTCATCACAAAAGATCATATATCGAAAGCTACAAACAGGTACAAAGCGGATTGATCGGTGAGGTCGTGTCCGGAAACGTATACTGGAACCAATCACAATTATGGTTCCGTAATAAAGAAAAGAACTGGACCAATATGGAATGGATGATCCGTGACTGGGTGAACTGGACCTGGTTATCCGGAGATCATATTGTAGAACAGCATGTACATAATATTGATGTATTTAATTGGTTTACAGGTAAAAAACCGGTTAAGGCTATAGGCTTTGGAGCCCATCAGCGTCGTGTTACCGGTGATCAATATGATATGTTCAGTGTTGATTTTGAATATGAAGGTGGGATCCATATGCATAGTATGTGTCGCCAGATTGACGGGTGTGCCGGAAGAAATACCGAAATTCTTTTTGGAACAAAAGGTGTTTGGTATGGAGGAGACGGACAGACACAGGAAATCAGAGACCTTAAAGGTAATGTGATTTGGAAATATGATAAGGAAAAAGAAAAAGAAGAATTTAAACAAGATAATCCTTATGTGTTGGAACACGTCAACTGGGTAAATTGTATCCGTGACAAGAAACCATTCAGTCAGGCAGAAGAAACAGCCGTTTCTACAATGACAGCCATCATGGGACGTATCTCTGCATATACCGGTGGTGAAGTTACATGGGATAATGTAATGGGATCCGATCTGAACCTGATGCCTGAAAAACTGGAACTGGCCAATGTGGATATCAGTAAATATACTATTCCTGTTCCGGGAAAGGGTAAATAA